CGCGGCATCCGGCGCGCCCTGGTGCAGCACTATGACGGCCACCCCACCGACCTGACGGTAACCGGGGTCACCGACGAGTCGGGGAAGCCGCGGGCGTTCGACACCGAATCCGAAGACGACATCCAGTACGTGACCATCGCCGCCGACGACTACGTGCACGGCGCCCAGACCTACGTGATCAGCTACGAGCAGCACAACGCGACCAGGTACTTCGACGACACCGGCGTCGACGAGTTCTACTGGGATGTCAACGGCACCGGTTGGGCGCAACCGTTCGGCAGCGTCACCGCCCGAGTGCACGTCGACGAGCAGATCGCCGACCGGCTCACCGGCGACGCCGCCTGCTACTGGGGGCCCGAAGGCGCGAGCAACCGCTGCGAGATCACGGCCGCCGGCACCGACGGCACCACCCTGACCGCGTCGCAGCAGAACCTGGCAGCGTTCGAGAATGTCACGATCGCGGTCGCGTTCGAGGCCGGCACCTTCGTGCCACGCGATAACGCTTACTTCGCCTCGCCGTTCAGCTGGGTGCAGCTTGTCGGCCTGCTCGCCGCGCTCATCGCCGGAGTGTGGGGGTTCGTGATTCGCGCCACCACCACCCGAGACGCCGACGGGCGACCCACCATCATCGCCGAGTACCTGCCGCCGAAGTGGCACGACCTGCTGGCCTCGGCCGAGATCCTCGGCCGGCAGGGTCGCGGCACGGCGGCGGCGTTGATCGACCTGGCCGTGCGGCGCAAGATCCGCATCATCGAGAACGAGAAGCGGCTCGGGAAAGACACCTTCACCATCGAGCTGGTTGACCCTGAGGGGCTGTCGCCGCGCACCCAGCAGCTGCTGAACGCCTTCTTCGGCACCCGGTTGCGGCCGGGCGAGCAATACCAGCTCTCGGCGAAGAACCCCAAGGTCGGTAAGCGGGTGCACGAGGTCACCGTCGCGGTGCGCAAGGATGCCACCCGCTTGGGGCTTCGCCGCGCGGTGGCCGCTCGCAACGTGATCCTGCCGTTCGTGCTCGCGCTGCTCGGGCTGGTTGCGGTGTTCGTGGCCGGCGTGATCATGACAGTAGACGCCCGCGGCGGTGCCTGGCCGCTGCTGCTGGTGCTTCCAGCAATCGCCGCCGTCACGATGGTCTCGATTGCGATCTTCCGTCGACCGCTCACCGCCGCGGGCGCCGAGCTGCGCGACTACCTGCGCGGCATGGAGCTCTACATCAAGGTGGCAGAGCAGGACCGGCTGCGGATGCTGCAAAGCCCGGACGGCGCCGAACGGGTGCACGTGGATGTCACCGACCGCCGCGCCATGCTGAAACTGAACGAGCGGATGCTGCCGTACGCGGTGCTGTTCGGGCAAGAGAAGGAGTGGGCAGAGGAACTCACCCACTGGTACGACGAGCAACCGGACTGGTACGTCAGTAACCAGCCGTTCAACGCGGCCGTGTTCGTTGCCGGGGTCGGCGGACTTAGCTCCACCGCCAGCACCGTCTACTCCGGCAGCAGTACGAGCGGCGGATCATCGGGCGGCGGCTCGTCCGGAGGCGGCGGGGGAGGCGGGGGAGGCGGCGGGGTCTAACCCTGTCGCCCCGCACAGCCCCGGGGTACGGTGGAACGGCACACCCCGACGAAGGGAAGCGCCCATGACCTCACTCTGGCTTGACCGTCAGCAGACCATCGAAACGGATGCCTTCATCCCGGGCGCGCGGTACGACACCGTGATCGTGGGGGCCGGCCTCACCGGCCTCGTCACCGCCCTGCTGCTGGCCCGATCCGGGCAGAGGGTGGCGGTGCTCGAGTCACGCACGGTGGGTGCGGTGACCACCGGCAACACCACGGCAAAGCTCAGCCTGCTGCAGGGACACCACCTGGAACAGCTGAGCCGGCAGATGTACCCGGCCATCGTGAACGCCTACGTCGAGGCCAACAGGGAGGGGCAGTCGTGGCTGCTGCGCTACGCGGAAGAGCACGGCATCCCGGTGGAGCGTCGCGCCGCCGTCAGCTACGCCACCACCCCGCGGGGGCTGGAGATTCTGGAACGGGAACACGAGGTGGCCCAATCGGCGGGGCTGGCCACCCGACTGACGCGCGACACCACCCTGCCGTTCCCGACCACGGGCGCGCTGACCCTCGACGATCAGGCCCAGTTCGACCCGATGGATGTGCTCGCGGCGCTCGCCGCTGACCTGCGCCAGCACGGCGGCGTGATCGTGGAACACACCCTCGTGAACGGCGTCGACCCCGACGACCTGGTCACCGTGCGCACCCCGCGCGGAGCCGTCTTCGGCGACCGGGTGGTGCTCGCCACCGGAACCCCCATCCTCAACCGCGGCCTGTACTGGGCGAAGCTCAAGCCGCTGCGCTCCTACGCGCTCGCCTTCGAGGGGGTCGAGTCGCCGCCGCCCGACATGTATCTCTCGGTCGACGGGGCCACCCGCAGCGTCCGCACGGCGCACGGGCACCTGATCGTCGGCGGCAACGGGCACCCGGTGGGGCGGCATCCGTCGCCGAAGCTGCTCGTCGACGACCTCGTGCACTGGACCCGCGAGTACTGGCCCGAGGCGCGGGTCACCCACCGCTGGAGCGCGCAGGACTACCAGACCCCGCACCGGGTTCCCTTCGCCGGTTGGATGCCGCGGGGCAAGGGCCGCATCTTCATCGCCACCGGGTACGACAAGTGGGGGATGACGAACGCCGTGCAGGCCTCGCTCACCATTGCCGCCGACATGCTCGGCGGGAACCAGCCCTGGGCGAATACCCTCCACCGGAGGGTGACCACGCCGATGGCGTTCGCTGCCGGGTTGGGCGCCAACGCGGCAGTGGCCTGGTGGTACGCCCGCAGCTGGGGTGCCGCGCTGGTTACCGCGCTACCGGATGCCGCGCCTGCTGAGGGTCAGGGCCTGGTGGCGCGCAGTGGCCTGATGCCCACCGCGGTGTCCACCGTGGACGGGGAGACCTGCCGGCTCTCCGGCGTCTGCCCGCATCTCGGTGCCGTGCTCGGCTGGAACGATGCGGAGCTGTCCTGGGACTGCCCCGCGCACGGCAGCCGGTTCAGCGCGTCCGGTGCGCGGCTGGAGGGCCCGACCAAGCGCGACATGTTCGAGGCGCCGAAGTCGGCGCGACAGCAGAAGCCTGCCGGCACGTCGGCGCCGACCCGCACCACCACCAGCATCCCGGTCTCCGACTGAGTCTCCGACTGAGCCTCCGACTGAGCCGCCCCGCCCATCCCCACGCCGCAACTAGGCTGAAGGGGATGACGAACTACAACGCCCCCGCCTTCCGTCGCACCGCGCTGCTGCCGAGCATCATTCCCGTCATCGCCCTGCTGATCGGCGTGGCCCTGATCGGCACCGACTCGTTCACGATCATCCGCTACGTGGTCAGCATCTTCGCGGTTATCGTGCTGGTCTTCGCCGTCCAGGCACGCAGCTGGTGGTGGGTGCTACCGCTCGCCGCGATCGCGGTGCTGTGGAACCCGGTGTTCCCGTTCGGCTTCGAGGGTGACCTCTGGCTCGGCATGCAGTACATTGCGGCGCTCATCTTCATCGGTGCCGGCGTGTTCGTGAAAGACCGTTCGGTGCACTGAGCTCGGCGTGCACCGAATTTCGCGCCAGTCGGCATAGAATAGGTGTAGCGCCGCGGCATCCACCATTCGCAACACGAGTGGGTCTGGAACCGCCACGAGCGTTTCCCCGACAGATTCACGTCGGGAACCGTACTTCGAGACGCCGGCACAGGGCCGTCTGTCTCGCCCTGCTTCTGAATACGAGAAGCAACGAGGAGGAGCATGGCCACTTCAGGCCAGCGGAACAAGCAGCATTCATCATCGAGCAGTCGCTCGACGACCAGTCGGCGCGCCCACGGCGACGAGGCGGGGGTCATCCCCGTGCTCGCCCGCGTCGCCCGCGAGATCGAAGCGGCCGCCCAGCGCGGACCGGTGAAGTCCACCAACCGCGCCAAGTTCCAGGTGGCCGCTGTGCTGCTGCGTGAGGAACGCGCGCGCATCAAGGCCGACAAGGACATCACCGAGGCCGCTCGCGCCAACGAGCAGAAGCGACTCGACGGTCTCGCCGGGATCCTCGCGAAGACCGCGGCCCGCGACACCTCGCTGATCACCCTGCTGGCGGATGACGCCCCGATCAGCACCGCGGCCCGCGAACTGAAGCGTGACCTGCTGCTCTCCGCCGGCGTCGAACTGAGCGCAGACGAGCTGATCGTGGTCACCGAGCCGAAGCCGGTCGACACCCAGGCCGACAAGCAGGTGGTGCCGGAATCGGTGCGCCAGTTCGCCCGCTACAACCCGTTCCTCGCCCCCGACTTCAGCAACGTGCCGGACAAGCCGGTCGAGAACCGCTCCAACCGGCTCGGCAACTGGGAGCTCATCGAGCCGCTGTTCCGAGCGTTCGAGTACGGCGCCGGCGGCGGATCCGCCGTCATGGACCTGCCAGAGGCGAAGTCGCTGCAGACCCCCGGCACCCTCGACCTGATGCGGCACCAGGCGCAGCTGATCGAAAGCGCCCGCGACGGCCACCGCACCTTCCTGCTCGCCGACGAGCCAGGCCTCGGCAAGACCGCGCAGGCGCTGCTCGCCGCGCACGTCTCCAACTCGTACCCGCTGCTCGTCGTCGTGCCCAACGTGGTCAAGATGAACTGGGCCCGCGAGGTCGAACGCTGGACCCCGAAGCGTGCCGCCACCGTGGTGCACGGCGACGGCGACGACATCGACGCCTTCG
This Salinibacterium sp. ZJ450 DNA region includes the following protein-coding sequences:
- a CDS encoding DUF2207 domain-containing protein produces the protein MGRIVAGTLAVFFIVLGTPIAADAAGPRATDVDNFSFDSFAADYYLGVDADGRSTLTTVETLVARFPETDQNRGIRRALVQHYDGHPTDLTVTGVTDESGKPRAFDTESEDDIQYVTIAADDYVHGAQTYVISYEQHNATRYFDDTGVDEFYWDVNGTGWAQPFGSVTARVHVDEQIADRLTGDAACYWGPEGASNRCEITAAGTDGTTLTASQQNLAAFENVTIAVAFEAGTFVPRDNAYFASPFSWVQLVGLLAALIAGVWGFVIRATTTRDADGRPTIIAEYLPPKWHDLLASAEILGRQGRGTAAALIDLAVRRKIRIIENEKRLGKDTFTIELVDPEGLSPRTQQLLNAFFGTRLRPGEQYQLSAKNPKVGKRVHEVTVAVRKDATRLGLRRAVAARNVILPFVLALLGLVAVFVAGVIMTVDARGGAWPLLLVLPAIAAVTMVSIAIFRRPLTAAGAELRDYLRGMELYIKVAEQDRLRMLQSPDGAERVHVDVTDRRAMLKLNERMLPYAVLFGQEKEWAEELTHWYDEQPDWYVSNQPFNAAVFVAGVGGLSSTASTVYSGSSTSGGSSGGGSSGGGGGGGGGGGV
- a CDS encoding FAD-dependent oxidoreductase; translated protein: MTSLWLDRQQTIETDAFIPGARYDTVIVGAGLTGLVTALLLARSGQRVAVLESRTVGAVTTGNTTAKLSLLQGHHLEQLSRQMYPAIVNAYVEANREGQSWLLRYAEEHGIPVERRAAVSYATTPRGLEILEREHEVAQSAGLATRLTRDTTLPFPTTGALTLDDQAQFDPMDVLAALAADLRQHGGVIVEHTLVNGVDPDDLVTVRTPRGAVFGDRVVLATGTPILNRGLYWAKLKPLRSYALAFEGVESPPPDMYLSVDGATRSVRTAHGHLIVGGNGHPVGRHPSPKLLVDDLVHWTREYWPEARVTHRWSAQDYQTPHRVPFAGWMPRGKGRIFIATGYDKWGMTNAVQASLTIAADMLGGNQPWANTLHRRVTTPMAFAAGLGANAAVAWWYARSWGAALVTALPDAAPAEGQGLVARSGLMPTAVSTVDGETCRLSGVCPHLGAVLGWNDAELSWDCPAHGSRFSASGARLEGPTKRDMFEAPKSARQQKPAGTSAPTRTTTSIPVSD
- a CDS encoding DUF6804 family protein encodes the protein MTNYNAPAFRRTALLPSIIPVIALLIGVALIGTDSFTIIRYVVSIFAVIVLVFAVQARSWWWVLPLAAIAVLWNPVFPFGFEGDLWLGMQYIAALIFIGAGVFVKDRSVH